The Candidatus Polarisedimenticolia bacterium genome has a window encoding:
- a CDS encoding putative metal-binding motif-containing protein, translating into GGVPQTCTPGTPTAEICNGIDDDCDGSVDEILGSTSCGTGACSRTVNNCVGGVPQTCTPGTPTAEICNGIDDDCDAAVDEGLGSTTCGTGACSRTVNNCVGGVPQTCTPGTPVAETCNGIDDDCDAAVDENLGSTSCGTGACARTVSSCVGGVPQTCTPGTPTTETCNGIDDDCDAAVDENLGSTTCGTGACSRTVNNCVGGVPQTCTPGTPTAEICNGIDDDCDGAIDDNLGTVTCGVGACSRTASSCVGGVPQNCTPGTPTAETCNGIDDDCDGSVDESLGSTSCGTGACSRTVNNCVGGVPQTCTPGTPVAETCNGIDDDCDAAVDENLGSTSCGTGACARTVNNCVGGVPQTCTPGTPTTETCNGIDDDCDASVDEDFDVDRDGFTTCAGDCNDLAAAIHPGAPELCNGTDDNCNLAVDEGFPDSDSDGAADCVDPDDDNDLVADAADCAPLVNSVSAVPGEVGPTLKPVVGGPPGAFTWTRIAQANVHNAYRSTWNHVTGAWSDNLACLVPESAGNSFSDSAIPPRGSAFFYVITAKNRCGEGTAGSASNGQPRPIPVSCAPQLRDTDLDSVKDIDDDCPLLANASQLDRDHDGRGDACDNCLDTSNPGQDDADLNGLGDACQDVDHDGYSALVDCNDNDPTVHPDAIETCNARDDDCDGVVDDNLGITTCGVGACSRTVNNCAGGSPQTCTPGAPTAETCNALDDDCDGSTDEGFGTTSCGVGACARTVNNCSGGQVQQCIPGSPAAEVCNGLDDDCDGVTDETFLDTDSDGLADCADPDDDGDGIPDLSDNCPVIVNAGQQDLDGDGRGDACDSDADGDTFNITASGAPVQTLATSELRVEGTQTGTLSSVQGPDGIYEVIKEVKINNISVLDMRWTFSVPAGHLSMVFVEAFQSASTDGDNFQFAYSTDGTNFTNALIVRKTADDNLPQYFALPLLASGTITIRVQDTNRSTGTGLDTLSVDQIRIITSDPADCNDRAASINPSINEGPPGAATCSDLVDNNCDGRADAIDANCR; encoded by the coding sequence CGCCGCGGTCGACGAGGGCCTGGGCTCGACCACCTGCGGCACTGGCGCCTGCTCCCGCACCGTCAACAACTGCGTCGGCGGCGTCCCCCAGACCTGCACCCCCGGCACCCCCGTCGCCGAGACCTGCAACGGCATCGACGACGACTGCGACGCCGCGGTCGATGAAAACCTGGGGTCGACTTCATGTGGCACAGGCGCCTGCGCTCGCACCGTCAGCAGCTGCGTCGGCGGCGTTCCGCAGACCTGCACGCCCGGAACGCCCACGACCGAGACCTGCAACGGCATCGACGACGACTGCGACGCCGCGGTCGATGAAAACCTGGGGTCGACTACCTGCGGCACCGGCGCCTGCTCCCGCACCGTCAACAACTGCGTCGGCGGCGTCCCCCAGACCTGCACCCCCGGCACCCCCACCGCCGAGATATGCAACGGCATCGACGACGATTGCGACGGCGCCATCGACGACAACCTCGGCACGGTCACCTGCGGCGTGGGAGCCTGCTCCCGCACCGCCAGCAGCTGTGTGGGCGGCGTCCCCCAGAACTGCACGCCAGGCACTCCCACGGCCGAAACGTGCAACGGCATCGACGACGACTGTGACGGCTCGGTCGACGAGAGCCTGGGGTCGACCTCCTGCGGCACAGGCGCCTGCTCCCGCACCGTCAACAACTGCGTCGGTGGCGTCCCCCAGACCTGCACCCCCGGCACCCCCGTCGCCGAGACCTGCAACGGCATCGACGACGACTGCGACGCCGCGGTCGATGAAAACCTGGGGTCGACTTCATGCGGCACAGGCGCCTGCGCTCGCACCGTCAACAACTGCGTCGGTGGTGTTCCGCAAACCTGCACGCCCGGAACGCCCACGACCGAGACCTGCAACGGCATCGACGACGACTGCGACGCTTCTGTGGACGAGGATTTCGACGTCGATCGGGATGGATTCACGACCTGCGCGGGGGACTGCAACGATCTCGCGGCGGCGATCCATCCAGGAGCGCCGGAGCTCTGCAACGGGACGGACGACAACTGCAATCTGGCCGTGGATGAGGGCTTCCCCGACAGCGATTCGGACGGTGCGGCCGATTGTGTCGATCCGGACGACGACAACGACCTCGTGGCGGACGCAGCCGACTGCGCGCCGCTCGTCAACAGTGTCAGCGCGGTCCCGGGTGAGGTGGGCCCCACGCTGAAACCGGTCGTCGGCGGCCCGCCGGGCGCCTTCACCTGGACGCGTATCGCGCAGGCCAACGTCCACAACGCATACCGCAGCACCTGGAACCACGTCACGGGTGCCTGGAGCGACAACCTGGCCTGTCTCGTTCCCGAGTCCGCCGGCAACAGCTTCAGCGATTCCGCGATTCCGCCCCGGGGCTCGGCCTTCTTCTACGTCATCACCGCGAAGAATCGCTGCGGCGAAGGGACAGCGGGCTCGGCCAGCAACGGACAGCCGCGCCCCATTCCCGTCAGTTGCGCGCCCCAGCTCAGGGACACGGACCTCGATTCCGTCAAGGACATCGACGACGACTGTCCGCTTCTGGCGAATGCCAGCCAGCTCGACCGCGATCACGACGGGCGCGGCGACGCCTGCGACAACTGTCTCGACACGTCGAACCCGGGACAGGACGACGCCGATCTCAACGGCCTGGGTGACGCCTGTCAGGACGTGGACCACGACGGCTACTCCGCCCTCGTGGATTGCAACGACAACGATCCGACCGTCCACCCGGACGCGATCGAAACCTGCAACGCCCGCGACGATGACTGCGACGGCGTGGTGGACGACAACCTCGGCATCACCACGTGCGGTGTCGGCGCGTGCTCCCGTACCGTCAACAACTGCGCGGGCGGCTCCCCGCAGACCTGCACACCCGGCGCGCCCACCGCCGAAACCTGCAACGCTCTCGACGACGACTGCGACGGCTCGACGGATGAAGGCTTCGGCACGACCTCGTGCGGGGTCGGCGCCTGCGCCCGGACGGTCAACAACTGCAGCGGCGGGCAAGTCCAGCAGTGCATCCCGGGCAGCCCGGCCGCCGAGGTCTGCAACGGCCTGGACGACGACTGCGACGGCGTCACCGACGAGACCTTCCTCGACACCGATAGCGACGGCCTCGCCGATTGCGCCGACCCGGACGACGACGGGGACGGGATCCCGGACCTCTCGGACAACTGTCCGGTGATCGTCAACGCCGGCCAGCAGGACCTCGACGGGGACGGCCGGGGCGACGCCTGCGACAGCGACGCCGACGGCGACACCTTCAACATCACGGCCAGCGGCGCCCCCGTCCAGACGCTCGCCACGTCCGAATTGCGGGTGGAGGGCACCCAGACCGGAACCCTGTCCTCGGTTCAGGGCCCCGACGGGATCTACGAAGTGATCAAGGAGGTCAAGATCAACAACATCAGCGTCCTCGACATGCGCTGGACCTTCAGCGTGCCCGCAGGGCATCTGTCGATGGTTTTCGTGGAGGCGTTCCAGAGCGCCAGCACCGACGGCGACAATTTTCAGTTCGCCTACTCGACGGACGGGACGAATTTCACCAACGCCCTGATCGTCAGGAAGACCGCCGACGACAACCTGCCGCAGTATTTCGCGCTTCCCCTCCTCGCCAGCGGCACCATCACCATCCGGGTCCAGGACACCAACCGATCGACCGGCACCGGGCTCGACACCCTGTCCGTCGATCAGATCCGCATCATCACGTCCGATCCCGCGGACTGCAACGACCGGGCGGCCTCCATCAATCCTTCGATCAACGAAGGTCCGCCGGGGGCCGCCACATGCTCGGACCTGGTGGACAACAACTGCGACGGCCGCGCCGACGCCATCGACGCGAACTGCCGGTAG